The following coding sequences lie in one Lolium perenne isolate Kyuss_39 chromosome 2, Kyuss_2.0, whole genome shotgun sequence genomic window:
- the LOC127329864 gene encoding berberine bridge enzyme-like Cyn d 4: MALAMLLAISSFFIISAHASSDNFLLCLSRAIPEQLLFTRSSPPIASVLASSVRNPRFLTPATVRPLCIVTATNASHVQAAVVCGRRHGVRLRVRSGGHDYEGLSYRSARAEEPFAVVDLVGFRSVRVNRREATAWVDSGAILGELYYAIAKVSGRLAFPAGMCPTVGVGGHLSGGGFGMLLRKHGLATDHVMDATLVDAKGRILDRKAMGRDVFWAIRGGGVGGSFGIVLSWQVKLVAVPPTVTVFTVERSVEQGAVDILAKWQEVAPSLPDEQGAVDILAKWQEVAPSLPDELLVRVVAQGQVANFQSLYLGTCDALLPVMSSRFPELGVDRTHCKEMNWLQSVANIFLGGGATVEDLLKRTASGDTVFNKATSDYVRQAIPRDIWLQIFTSWLARPTAGLMILDPYGGKIASVSESETPFPHRAGVLYNVQYMNFWGSAGEEAARTGWVRDLYAFMTPHVSKNPREAYVNYKDLSLGANVVGGGNVTSFEAGRVWGEKYYKGNFRRLAMAKAQIDPNDYFRNEQSIPPLGNQIILTNVARVDHAA, from the coding sequence ATGGCGCTAGCAATGCTCCTCGCCATCTCGAGCTTCTTCATTATCTCTGCCCATGCTTCCTCAGACAACTTCCTCCTGTGCCTCTCTAGGGCCATACCCGAGCAGCTCCTCTTCACCCGGAGCTCGCCGCCGATCGCGTCGGTCCTGGCGTCATCCGTACGGAACCCGAGGTTCCTCACGCCGGCCACGGTGAGGCCGCTCTGCATCGTCACGGCGACGAACGCATCCCACGTCCAGGCCGCCGTCGTCTGCGGCCGCCGCCACGGCGTGCGCCTCCGTGTGCGCAGCGGTGGGCACGACTACGAGGGCCTTTCGTATAGGTCGGCGCGCGCGGAGGAGCCGTTCGCTGTGGTCGATCTCGTAGGCTTCCGCTCCGTTCGAGTCAACCGGCGAGAGGCCACCGCGTGGGTGGACTCCGGCGCGATACTCGGGGAGCTTTATTATGCCATCGCAAAGGTGAGCGGCCGTCTCGCATTCCCGGCGGGAATGTGCCCGACGGTCGGCGTCGGCGGCCACCTCAGCGGTGGCGGCTTTGGCATGCTCCTGCGCAAGCACGGCCTTGCCACCGACCACGTCATGGACGCCACGCTGGTCGACGCCAAGGGGCGGATCCTGGACAGGAAGGCCATGGGGCGGGACGTCTTCTGGGCCATCCGCGGCGGGGGCGTTGGCGGGAGCTTCGGGATCGTGCTGTCGTGGCAGGTGAAGCTCGTGGCCGTGCCGCCCACAGTGACGGTGTTCACCGTTGAAAGGTCCGTCGAGCAGGGCGCCGTCGATATCCTGGCCAAGTGGCAAGAGGTGGCCCCGTCTCTCCCCGACGAGCAGGGCGCCGTCGATATCCTGGCCAAGTGGCAAGAGGTGGCCCCGTCTCTCCCCGACGAGCTGCTCGTGAGGGTGGTCGCTCAGGGACAGGTGGCCAACTTCCAGTCCCTGTACCTGGGCACCTGCGACGCGCTGCTGCCGGTGATGAGCAGCCGTTTCCCGGAACTCGGTGTGGACCGGACGCACTGCAAGGAGATGAACTGGCTACAGTCGGTGGCCAACATCTTCCtcggcggcggcgccaccgtggAGGACCTCCTGAAGCGGACCGCTTCCGGGGACACCGTCTTCAACAAGGCCACGTCCGACTACGTCCGACAAGCCATCCCCAGGGACATATGGTTGCAGATCTTCACCAGCTGGCTCGCGAGGCCAACGGCCGGGCTGATGATCCTGGACCCCTACGGTGGCAAGATCGCCAGCGTCTCGGAATCGGAGACGCCGTTCCCGCACCGCGCTGGTGTGCTGTACAACGTGCAATACATGAACTTCTGGGGaagcgccggcgaggaggcggcgcggACGGGATGGGTCAGGGACTTGTACGCGTTCATGACGCCGCACGTGAGCAAGAACCCTAGAGAGGCGTACGTGAACTACAAGGACCTTTCGCTCGGCGCGAACGTCGTCGGCGGTGGCAACGTCACGAGCTTCGAGGCGGGCAGGGTGTGGGGCGAGAAATACTACAAGGGTAACTTCAGGAGGCTGGCAATGGCGAAGGCTCAGATAGATCCCAACGACTACTTCAGGAACGAGCAGAGTATCCCGCCACTTGGTAACCAGATCATCTTGACAAATGTGGCTCGCGTAGACCATGCTGCTTGA